In Brachyspira hampsonii, the following are encoded in one genomic region:
- the lepB gene encoding signal peptidase I — protein sequence MENPIKNMTETIIGECRNFKHTLKEILYAIVIVLLINTFLIQNYQIPTGSMIPIIMPGDRLFANRFVYGVKLPFTDGLLGYRLPKIKSPQRGDLVVFRAPPSASFGCESAMPYYEPSPLVQMLKLPVMIFALTPFTWDPRFLLADYIGEKLTGGTHLAPAPLFFGLKTVDLDPRKEFVKRVIATAGETVEIRNKKIIINGNEIEDKWGYFFYGDDREFVPIIDIYGPIYVPKKGDVMIFKKLVDRADYYNDLSSFEVYINDKVVSDDIKLWYWMNIYVPNTKDRPDEYIYNVPEDYFFVMGDNRDQSCDSRMWGLVPYRHIKGQPMVAWIQSKRPDDVEQGFFKYFIIK from the coding sequence ATGGAGAATCCTATAAAAAATATGACAGAAACAATCATAGGCGAATGCCGTAATTTTAAACATACATTAAAAGAAATATTATATGCTATAGTGATAGTACTTCTTATAAATACATTTTTAATACAGAATTATCAAATTCCTACAGGTTCTATGATACCTATCATAATGCCTGGAGACAGACTCTTTGCAAATAGATTTGTATATGGAGTGAAACTTCCATTTACAGACGGACTTTTAGGCTACAGACTTCCGAAAATAAAATCGCCTCAGAGGGGAGATTTAGTTGTATTTAGAGCACCTCCTTCTGCTTCTTTCGGATGCGAATCTGCTATGCCTTATTATGAACCTTCGCCATTAGTTCAGATGCTTAAACTTCCTGTCATGATATTTGCTCTCACCCCTTTCACTTGGGACCCTAGATTTTTGCTTGCAGACTATATAGGGGAGAAACTTACAGGGGGAACTCATTTAGCTCCGGCTCCTTTATTTTTTGGACTTAAAACTGTTGATTTAGATCCTAGAAAAGAATTTGTAAAACGCGTTATAGCTACTGCCGGAGAAACCGTAGAGATTAGAAATAAGAAAATAATTATCAATGGAAATGAAATAGAAGATAAATGGGGATATTTTTTCTATGGCGATGACAGAGAATTTGTGCCTATTATAGATATTTACGGTCCTATATATGTACCTAAAAAGGGTGATGTTATGATATTTAAAAAGCTGGTTGACAGAGCTGATTATTATAATGACCTAAGTTCTTTTGAAGTTTATATTAATGATAAAGTTGTAAGCGATGATATTAAATTATGGTATTGGATGAATATATATGTTCCTAATACTAAAGATAGACCAGATGAATATATATACAATGTTCCTGAGGATTATTTCTTCGTAATGGGCGATAACAGAGATCAAAGCTGCGACAGCAGAATGTGGGGATTAGTTCCATACAGACATATAAAAGGTCAGCCTATGGTTGCTTGGATACAATCAAAAAGACCTGATGATGTAGAACAAGGCTTTTTCAAATATTTTATAATTAAATAA
- a CDS encoding MATE family efflux transporter, with product MNTNSNKFNIGKKTLFGNFDFYKLCISIAVPVMLQQLIMGMVSLIDNFMVAELGDTKMAAVNVSNQLNFIYLVILNTCYAAGGIYMAQNNGADNKEGMQQAFRFKVILPLVISISYMILMLVNPEIFMRLMTRGNASQEEILISSTKYMSIIAFTFIPISISGAIGTSYREIGKPHIPLIISVIATFCNTIGNYILIYGNFGAPRLEETGAAIATLIARIIEMILFIVYIKLHHEKFYVRTREILKVKLDVFYSMLKKSSLIFLSEISWGLSEMFMTALYNSRGGAETVAGMASGFTIANIFYLVFQGIFVSTMVVVGGTLGRGELEDAKNKARWILNGSIIAGLVVGLVQMSSTLLIPFIFSKLTIDAQAITRNLVILISCYMPVWTYINAQFAVSRAGGDTIFGFAVDVPVSLLMFAPLAFILAKFTSVGPVAMFGIAKLTDFAKITVGVIMLKRERWVRKLTE from the coding sequence ATGAATACCAATTCAAATAAATTTAATATCGGTAAAAAAACTCTTTTTGGAAATTTTGATTTTTATAAATTATGCATATCCATTGCAGTACCTGTAATGCTTCAGCAGCTTATAATGGGAATGGTATCATTAATAGATAATTTCATGGTAGCAGAATTAGGCGATACCAAAATGGCTGCTGTGAATGTATCAAATCAATTAAATTTTATATACTTGGTAATACTCAATACCTGCTACGCGGCAGGCGGTATATATATGGCACAGAATAATGGTGCTGACAATAAAGAAGGTATGCAGCAGGCATTTAGATTTAAAGTAATACTTCCTCTTGTTATTTCTATTTCTTATATGATACTAATGCTGGTCAATCCTGAAATATTTATGCGGTTAATGACTAGAGGGAATGCCTCTCAAGAAGAAATACTGATATCAAGTACAAAATATATGAGTATAATAGCATTTACTTTTATACCAATATCAATATCCGGTGCCATAGGAACTTCATACAGAGAGATAGGCAAACCTCATATACCATTAATAATATCAGTAATAGCTACATTCTGCAATACTATAGGAAACTATATACTTATATATGGAAATTTCGGGGCTCCAAGACTAGAAGAAACAGGAGCTGCTATTGCTACATTGATAGCTAGAATAATAGAAATGATTTTGTTTATAGTATATATAAAACTTCATCATGAGAAATTTTATGTAAGAACTAGAGAAATACTTAAAGTAAAATTAGATGTATTTTATTCAATGCTGAAAAAATCAAGTTTGATATTTTTAAGTGAAATAAGTTGGGGATTAAGTGAAATGTTTATGACGGCTTTATATAACAGCCGAGGCGGAGCTGAAACAGTTGCAGGTATGGCATCAGGATTCACTATAGCCAATATATTCTACTTGGTTTTTCAGGGTATATTTGTATCCACTATGGTAGTTGTAGGCGGTACACTTGGACGAGGAGAGTTGGAAGATGCTAAAAATAAAGCAAGATGGATATTAAACGGATCTATTATAGCAGGTTTAGTTGTTGGATTAGTACAAATGTCCTCTACCCTATTAATCCCTTTTATTTTCTCTAAACTTACAATAGATGCTCAGGCAATAACAAGAAATTTAGTAATACTTATATCCTGCTATATGCCTGTATGGACATATATTAATGCTCAATTTGCAGTTTCAAGGGCTGGCGGAGATACTATATTTGGTTTTGCTGTTGATGTTCCTGTATCATTACTTATGTTTGCCCCTTTAGCTTTCATATTGGCAAAATTTACTTCTGTTGGTCCTGTAGCTATGTTCGGTATAGCTAAATTAACTGACTTCGCCAAAATTACAGTTGGTGTTATAATGCTAAAAAGAGAAAGATGGGTGAGAAAACTTACAGAGTAA
- a CDS encoding methyl-accepting chemotaxis protein — translation MDYNFSLITLELGIPVIATIISIVGIILYAYIYFQLYEETQAIVLLLGFLSFLFSGLEASNIIISLYSKNNYLALNMYKFEQLALSLTIIPWMMYIRSKLTLSEHFHFVLDKLYIAIVFILILLSAIALLYPQLFISTTQPMSTLNETMKNSIKSRGELGTVYILRDFVFTIYSFVIICSFIYEMTVNKKIKENVLLLVLIGLISLAFFDDFNGISIYTKYSSNFLIFKNSTFTRITLVYAIFNIIMIYSSVSRFISAVYKKTNQSYDLEGIKAQDSIIINTAINTSEKLSELKANFSESVNNLVSKVENTYSTINNLKNDINRVIEYTNEFITIENFQINDGNINIKKINELIETYPNLQASVELQKKTLEESNVKLHESVEKIYALQAQSRNITAMFEDLQKNLEAEKNNFIKEFAKSETFNQLNFQINKIISFMTNMSDKTKTLAINSSIQASKAGEWHNNFSVVSKEVSELVNETSQATNRMQNLLFGIEDIFKKYTYSSNNINNNMSQLSEEISIHYDRINKFNTSMEKQNDYNMNIIKNTDKMHNSISNMTNIIINEENDFLNIKTRIEEINDYVIDISDKASAENSEIKNIMRDMNKLLATSDDLESITNKLNEEMKKFLEYTNDLESKVSEYSKVM, via the coding sequence ATGGATTACAATTTTTCTCTCATAACATTAGAATTAGGAATTCCTGTTATAGCAACTATAATATCAATAGTTGGTATAATATTATATGCTTATATATATTTTCAGCTCTATGAAGAAACACAGGCTATCGTATTGCTTTTAGGTTTTCTATCTTTTTTATTTTCAGGATTGGAAGCATCAAATATAATAATTTCTTTATACAGCAAGAATAATTATTTAGCACTTAATATGTATAAATTTGAACAATTAGCTCTTTCGCTGACTATCATACCATGGATGATGTATATAAGAAGCAAATTAACTTTAAGCGAACATTTCCATTTTGTACTAGATAAATTATATATAGCTATTGTATTTATATTAATACTTTTATCTGCCATAGCACTATTATATCCTCAGCTTTTTATATCAACAACTCAGCCTATGAGTACCTTGAATGAAACTATGAAAAATAGTATAAAAAGCAGAGGCGAATTGGGAACAGTATATATACTTAGAGATTTCGTATTTACTATATATTCTTTTGTAATTATATGTTCATTTATATATGAAATGACTGTCAATAAAAAAATTAAAGAAAATGTTCTTTTATTAGTATTAATTGGATTAATATCTTTAGCATTTTTTGATGATTTTAATGGAATATCAATATATACTAAATATTCAAGTAATTTCTTAATTTTTAAAAATTCAACATTTACTAGAATTACTTTAGTTTATGCTATATTTAATATAATAATGATATATTCATCTGTAAGCAGATTTATTTCGGCTGTATACAAGAAAACAAATCAATCTTATGATTTAGAAGGTATAAAAGCTCAGGACTCTATAATAATTAATACTGCAATAAATACATCAGAAAAATTATCTGAATTAAAAGCCAATTTCTCTGAATCTGTTAATAACTTGGTGAGTAAAGTAGAAAATACCTACTCCACTATTAATAATTTGAAAAATGATATAAACAGAGTTATAGAATATACAAATGAATTCATAACTATAGAAAATTTCCAAATAAATGACGGAAATATTAATATAAAAAAAATAAATGAATTAATAGAAACATACCCAAATTTGCAGGCCTCTGTGGAATTGCAGAAAAAAACACTTGAAGAGTCTAATGTAAAACTACATGAATCTGTAGAAAAAATATATGCTTTACAAGCTCAAAGCAGAAATATAACAGCCATGTTTGAGGATTTACAAAAGAACTTAGAAGCAGAAAAAAATAATTTTATTAAGGAATTTGCTAAATCAGAAACCTTTAATCAATTAAATTTCCAAATAAATAAAATAATATCATTTATGACAAATATGTCAGATAAAACAAAAACTCTTGCCATAAACTCAAGTATACAAGCGTCAAAAGCAGGAGAATGGCATAATAATTTCAGTGTTGTATCTAAAGAAGTTAGTGAACTAGTAAATGAAACTTCTCAGGCTACAAATAGAATGCAAAATCTATTATTCGGAATAGAAGACATATTTAAAAAATATACATATTCCAGCAACAATATTAATAATAATATGTCTCAATTATCAGAAGAAATTTCCATACATTATGATAGAATAAATAAATTCAATACTAGTATGGAAAAACAAAATGATTATAATATGAATATCATAAAAAATACTGATAAAATGCATAATTCAATATCAAATATGACAAATATTATTATTAATGAAGAAAATGACTTCTTGAATATAAAAACCAGAATAGAAGAAATAAATGATTATGTAATTGATATATCAGATAAAGCATCTGCAGAAAATTCAGAAATAAAAAATATTATGAGAGATATGAATAAACTTTTGGCAACATCTGATGATTTGGAATCTATAACTAATAAACTTAATGAAGAGATGAAAAAGTTTTTAGAATATACAAATGACTTAGAAAGTAAAGTATCTGAATACTCTAAAGTTATGTAG
- a CDS encoding methyl-accepting chemotaxis protein yields MNIFSSLIYGYNITVIQLLAPIIGISLMAIFMMMYLLLSIKTKKGIYITVSVTLLFILIYNIISLIIIFLGTYKTNQNIAAALYLANNIIILLAIILMPINSRSFISKNKNIININNTIFIILLVLSVALIVSSIIYPKIFFKTTINYYDTLTNSYYIKPEGLFYVFKNYIILSVFLIMFISTLADMIINYDYKSNILMIISIIIALTLIIRYLYLEKVTNNIDFDGIGFAIVISSSFRSISIFSSFAKNALESIKKESILNNKLHLNLKTLTNIDKISEELNIIDRNLMDTSMFVFEIDKEAKDAYNIISSKIDSILEANDKLMDAKNSKKNIIKDGLKYTNTIFTFFDKYKSQMQDHFRILNQTISNMKESDFSNEQIITLKNDLRLIKESFKETSNKFLNAIIESANQFKDVNNITESIYNTIEYIKDITNKTNLLSINAGIQASKAGFYGKSFSVVAKEIGTLSFEISKGTDAIEKMLTDIFAGLVMIENSSFYIKDRCKIITKEINRILDTIDKFIEEMENNINNDSKKLSHFKSLEQYNDVMSNILVNQNLIVLSIKENISAMLEVQNNLNSKIEYQNQDIYKIFNNFNNIIKSKDDLNEITKKIGNYSSFSHTDIEALSNIISTHKKKSSFTFAPIIALLKKS; encoded by the coding sequence ATGAATATATTTTCAAGTTTAATATATGGATACAATATAACAGTAATACAATTATTAGCACCCATTATAGGTATTTCTCTAATGGCTATTTTTATGATGATGTATTTATTATTATCTATAAAAACAAAAAAAGGTATATATATTACTGTTTCAGTTACTTTACTATTTATATTAATATATAATATTATATCTCTTATTATAATATTTTTGGGTACTTATAAAACTAATCAAAATATAGCAGCAGCTCTGTATTTAGCCAATAATATAATAATACTATTGGCAATAATATTAATGCCTATAAACTCTAGAAGCTTTATATCAAAAAATAAAAATATTATAAATATAAATAATACTATATTTATAATTCTACTTGTATTATCTGTAGCATTAATAGTTTCAAGTATAATATATCCTAAAATCTTTTTTAAAACTACAATTAACTACTATGATACGCTAACTAATTCATATTATATAAAACCAGAAGGATTATTTTATGTATTTAAGAATTATATTATATTATCAGTATTTTTAATTATGTTTATATCAACTTTGGCGGATATGATAATTAATTATGATTATAAATCTAATATACTTATGATAATTTCTATAATTATAGCATTAACATTAATAATAAGATATTTATATTTAGAAAAAGTTACAAATAATATAGATTTTGATGGAATAGGATTTGCCATAGTAATATCATCATCATTCAGATCTATATCAATATTTTCATCTTTTGCTAAAAATGCTCTTGAGTCAATAAAAAAAGAAAGTATATTAAATAACAAATTACATTTAAATCTTAAAACATTAACCAATATAGATAAAATATCAGAAGAACTTAATATTATAGATAGGAATTTAATGGATACATCTATGTTTGTTTTTGAAATAGATAAAGAAGCAAAAGATGCATACAATATTATCAGTTCCAAAATAGATTCAATTTTAGAAGCTAATGATAAATTAATGGATGCTAAAAATAGCAAGAAAAATATCATAAAAGATGGGTTAAAATATACAAATACTATATTTACATTCTTTGATAAATATAAATCACAAATGCAAGATCATTTTAGAATATTAAATCAAACTATTTCTAATATGAAAGAATCTGATTTTTCAAATGAGCAAATAATTACATTGAAAAACGATCTAAGACTTATAAAAGAAAGTTTTAAAGAAACTTCAAATAAATTTTTAAATGCAATAATAGAATCAGCAAATCAGTTTAAAGATGTAAATAACATTACGGAATCTATATACAATACAATAGAATATATTAAAGATATCACAAATAAAACAAATCTTTTATCAATTAATGCCGGTATTCAGGCTTCTAAGGCCGGATTTTATGGTAAAAGTTTCTCTGTAGTTGCAAAGGAAATAGGTACTTTGTCATTTGAAATATCTAAGGGAACAGATGCAATAGAAAAAATGCTTACTGATATATTTGCCGGATTAGTTATGATAGAAAATTCTTCTTTCTATATAAAAGACAGATGCAAAATAATAACAAAAGAAATTAATAGAATATTAGATACTATAGATAAATTTATTGAAGAAATGGAAAATAATATAAATAATGATTCTAAAAAGCTAAGCCATTTTAAATCTTTAGAGCAGTATAATGATGTAATGTCAAATATATTAGTAAATCAAAATCTAATAGTATTGTCAATAAAAGAGAATATATCTGCTATGCTTGAAGTTCAAAATAATCTAAACTCAAAAATAGAATACCAAAATCAAGATATATATAAAATATTTAATAACTTCAATAATATAATAAAATCTAAAGATGATCTTAATGAAATAACTAAGAAAATAGGAAATTATTCTTCATTTTCTCATACCGATATAGAGGCATTATCAAATATTATTAGTACACATAAAAAGAAAAGCAGCTTTACATTTGCTCCTATAATAGCTTTACTTAAGAAATCATAA
- a CDS encoding CvpA family protein: protein MFSNIDIILIAILVFALIYGLYKGLISIIIPVIAIIITFIIAPLIYNHLSKYFDHSFILKIISLIATYSITRIILSKVEKSVKDILKIIYLSWVDRIIGAAVLLFISSAIIYFVVGIIITLSPENTQLFSKSIILNYIFELFHNIFSAFEKDNYI from the coding sequence ATGTTTAGTAATATTGATATAATATTAATTGCAATATTAGTTTTTGCTTTAATATATGGATTGTATAAAGGATTAATATCAATTATTATCCCTGTTATAGCAATAATAATAACATTTATAATAGCACCATTAATATATAATCATCTGTCTAAATATTTTGATCATTCTTTTATCTTAAAAATAATATCTTTAATAGCTACCTACTCTATCACGAGGATAATACTTTCCAAAGTAGAGAAAAGTGTAAAAGATATATTAAAAATAATATATCTCTCTTGGGTAGACAGAATAATTGGTGCAGCTGTATTATTATTTATATCAAGTGCAATTATTTATTTTGTAGTCGGTATAATCATAACTTTATCTCCTGAAAATACTCAATTATTTTCAAAATCAATTATACTCAATTATATATTTGAATTATTCCATAATATATTTTCCGCATTTGAAAAAGATAATTATATATAA
- the yedF gene encoding sulfurtransferase-like selenium metabolism protein YedF: MKTVNAKGVPCPKPLILTKTAITNAALNEEIEVLIDDEVAFHNITDFLKNNGITYTNEGLNFKIIKNKELSSNDTDKEKSLGPVIAVVDKKGMGQGNDELGELLLKAFLGALKDANPKPEALYCYNGGVYLGVEEPYKTLLQELRNAGIKIFFCGTCVKFYELNDIKVEEQTNMLGIIEAMANASAVIRA; the protein is encoded by the coding sequence ATGAAAACAGTAAATGCTAAAGGCGTACCTTGTCCAAAACCATTAATCTTAACAAAAACTGCAATAACAAATGCTGCTTTAAATGAAGAAATAGAAGTATTAATAGATGATGAAGTGGCATTTCACAATATTACAGACTTTTTAAAAAATAACGGCATAACATATACAAATGAGGGATTAAATTTTAAAATTATAAAAAATAAAGAGTTATCTTCTAATGATACTGATAAAGAAAAATCTTTAGGTCCTGTAATTGCTGTTGTGGATAAAAAAGGAATGGGACAAGGAAATGATGAATTAGGTGAGCTATTATTAAAGGCATTTTTAGGAGCATTAAAAGATGCTAATCCAAAACCAGAAGCATTATATTGTTATAATGGCGGAGTTTATTTAGGTGTTGAAGAGCCGTATAAAACTTTATTGCAAGAATTAAGAAATGCCGGAATAAAAATATTTTTCTGCGGTACTTGTGTTAAATTCTATGAATTAAATGATATAAAAGTTGAAGAACAAACTAATATGCTTGGTATTATAGAGGCTATGGCTAATGCTTCTGCTGTTATAAGGGCATAG
- a CDS encoding aminotransferase class V-fold PLP-dependent enzyme, giving the protein MKNYYFDNSTTSFPKPKEVAEEMHNFLINVGGTYGRVNTKRGKETTQKIEECRELLAENFLGVKNASNIVFTPGATRSINDILTGLDLNSCKILISALEHNAVVRPIYKLSKNKNVEYKIIPSLEGGIIDLNAITEIIKKEKISLVIINMESNISGVIQPIKKIKETIGDIPLLVDATQAAGMHDIKADEWNIDFIAFTGHKGLLGPTGTGGFYVKNPEKLNPAYFGGGFGDGYETPYSIPEIYEAGTPNTVGIIGLLAALKNRPNSNINIDDIIDTIKKIETMNKYKVIWSKNKDTQGFLFSIAAIDNNINMANFAHKLYEDYNIECRYGFHCSFLAHNFYKNDEGALRFSFSPYTAKEDLEYLINVLGQ; this is encoded by the coding sequence ATGAAAAATTATTATTTTGATAACTCTACTACTAGTTTTCCAAAACCGAAAGAAGTTGCTGAAGAAATGCATAATTTCTTAATAAATGTAGGCGGAACTTACGGCAGAGTTAATACTAAAAGAGGAAAAGAAACTACACAGAAAATAGAAGAATGCAGAGAATTATTAGCAGAAAATTTTTTGGGCGTAAAAAATGCCTCGAATATAGTATTTACACCCGGAGCTACTAGATCTATAAATGATATACTTACAGGACTTGATTTAAACAGCTGTAAAATATTAATATCCGCTTTAGAGCATAATGCTGTAGTTAGACCTATATACAAATTAAGTAAAAATAAAAATGTAGAGTACAAAATAATACCATCTTTAGAAGGCGGAATAATAGATCTTAATGCTATTACTGAAATAATAAAAAAAGAAAAAATATCATTGGTTATTATTAATATGGAAAGCAATATAAGCGGGGTTATACAGCCTATAAAAAAAATAAAAGAAACTATAGGAGATATACCATTGCTTGTAGATGCTACTCAAGCCGCAGGCATGCATGATATAAAAGCTGATGAATGGAATATAGACTTCATAGCTTTTACAGGACATAAAGGACTTCTTGGGCCCACAGGAACAGGAGGATTCTATGTTAAAAATCCAGAAAAATTAAATCCTGCATATTTCGGAGGCGGTTTTGGCGATGGTTATGAAACTCCTTATAGTATACCAGAAATATATGAAGCTGGAACTCCAAATACTGTTGGAATAATAGGACTTTTAGCGGCATTAAAAAATAGACCTAATTCGAACATAAATATAGATGATATAATTGATACGATAAAAAAAATAGAAACTATGAATAAATACAAAGTTATATGGTCTAAAAATAAAGATACGCAAGGATTTTTATTTTCTATAGCAGCCATTGACAATAATATAAATATGGCTAATTTTGCACATAAACTATACGAAGACTATAATATAGAATGCCGATATGGTTTTCATTGCTCATTTTTAGCCCATAACTTTTATAAAAATGATGAAGGTGCTTTGAGATTTTCTTTTTCACCGTATACTGCAAAAGAAGATTTAGAATATTTAATAAATGTATTAGGACAATAA
- a CDS encoding putative Se/S carrier-like protein, whose product MVKSFCYLQTPRDLIKAEKILLDAGIEVVVRPAPEPVFGVCNMAIDIEDKDKLYIVSLLEAAGLVVTIKDME is encoded by the coding sequence ATGGTAAAAAGTTTTTGTTATTTACAAACCCCTAGAGATTTAATTAAGGCTGAAAAAATTTTATTGGATGCTGGAATAGAAGTTGTTGTTCGTCCAGCTCCTGAACCTGTATTCGGAGTATGCAATATGGCTATAGACATAGAAGATAAAGATAAATTATATATTGTATCATTACTAGAAGCTGCCGGATTAGTTGTAACCATTAAAGATATGGAATAA
- a CDS encoding cyclically-permuted mutarotase family protein → MKKFYLVLLLILSLVISCSKHGSIQFGFSFNSNTAERILDPETDKKIFWEVGGHLPAQTGMERNIGTAGLLYGSLADKYIVVGGGANFPEESVLNGGAKKTYSDIYMLEDKNGVLEVVEHINWENELGYGASVTTADGIYYIGGSSNPEADDDILFITLKNNKLNVEKIGDLPFTLQNGVAVYKDNKLYVITGKQAGKGSNKVYEYDLTTKETKELAPVPGEESRTQAVAQLLNGNIYVFSGGDLTAYTDGYKYDFEKNTWEKVADVSINGEGISLLGAVSVKLNESEMLVIGGFNKAVYDDAVYKLGNLQGTELANFRAGYFGADPYEFNWNSNILIYNCDSNTWKTIGEVPFDAPCGEGLILIGNIIYSINGEIKPGVRTDKMYIGEIVAN, encoded by the coding sequence ATGAAAAAATTTTATTTAGTATTATTATTAATTTTATCATTAGTCATAAGCTGTTCAAAGCATGGTTCTATACAATTTGGATTTTCATTCAATAGTAATACAGCCGAGAGAATATTAGATCCTGAAACAGATAAAAAAATCTTTTGGGAAGTTGGCGGACATTTGCCTGCTCAGACAGGGATGGAAAGAAATATTGGTACAGCAGGACTTTTATATGGTTCTTTAGCCGATAAATATATAGTTGTAGGCGGCGGAGCTAACTTCCCTGAAGAATCTGTACTTAATGGCGGAGCTAAAAAAACTTATTCCGATATTTATATGCTTGAAGATAAAAATGGTGTATTAGAAGTTGTGGAGCATATTAATTGGGAAAATGAATTAGGATATGGTGCTTCTGTAACTACTGCAGACGGCATATACTATATAGGGGGATCTTCAAATCCTGAAGCTGATGATGATATATTATTTATAACATTGAAAAATAATAAACTAAATGTTGAAAAGATAGGAGATTTACCTTTCACATTACAAAATGGGGTAGCTGTTTATAAAGATAATAAATTATATGTTATCACAGGAAAACAAGCAGGTAAAGGAAGCAACAAAGTTTATGAATATGATTTAACTACTAAAGAAACTAAAGAATTAGCTCCTGTACCTGGAGAAGAGAGCAGAACACAGGCTGTTGCTCAGTTATTAAACGGCAATATATATGTATTTAGCGGCGGTGATTTAACAGCATATACTGATGGTTATAAATATGATTTTGAAAAAAATACTTGGGAAAAAGTTGCTGATGTATCCATTAATGGTGAAGGAATATCTTTGCTTGGTGCTGTATCAGTTAAACTTAATGAAAGTGAAATGCTTGTTATAGGCGGATTTAATAAAGCTGTTTATGATGATGCTGTTTATAAGTTAGGTAATCTTCAAGGTACTGAATTAGCTAATTTCAGAGCCGGATATTTCGGAGCTGATCCTTATGAGTTTAATTGGAATAGCAATATATTAATTTATAATTGTGATTCTAATACTTGGAAAACAATAGGAGAAGTTCCTTTTGATGCTCCTTGCGGCGAAGGTTTAATATTAATAGGAAATATAATATATTCTATTAATGGTGAAATTAAACCAGGTGTAAGAACAGACAAAATGTATATTGGTGAAATTGTAGCTAATTAA